In the Candidatus Saccharibacteria bacterium oral taxon 488 genome, one interval contains:
- a CDS encoding AAA domain-containing protein, whose protein sequence is MPEDFSELESRLTDTAKASLERAGLLAHNSGSPYVGTEHVLLGVLAQNSSLGAKILAESGVTLDRAELALGLTAQSFVVVVVHKGMNAEVLETIRAAWQLATEFGQERIGTEHIVYSMLLQHKARATKLLSDMNVDLEELRGTLEDVFDRQQLEAIQDESKEGTAPHTRRSADLKLLDQYGVDMTERARSGLLDPVVGREAETERLITVLGRRGKNNPALIGEPGVGKTAVVEGLAQRIAAGTVPEFLVGKRLIQLDLTAMVAGTKFRGQFEERLQKVVAVARNHQEIMLFIDELHLLVGAGSAEGSMDAANVLKPALARGEVRVIGATTFDEYRKHIEKDAALSRRFQAVTVAEPDEQAAVAMVRALAGRLATHHRLRISDEMIELSVALSQRYVTERHLPDKAIDVLDEAAALVSTRRPAKPTKQQQLARRIKQLAGKLDAAVEAEQYQRAAELKVRIKQLEQQAKQLPADDPALPELTEDDVRRAVAAMAGVPAEKVTVNERKDLVALEQRLGRSVLGQERAVATLARTIRRARAGLSRRSGPLGSFIFLGPTGVGKTELARVLAREVFGGDNSLIKIDMSEFSERHTASQLIGAPAGYVGYDEGGKLTDKVRRQPYSVVLFDEIEKAHPDVLNLLLQILEDGKLSDSHGRTVSFRQTIVILTSNVGAEAMVRDGELGFSPHGDDGSRADDVNERNARAARRELEELLRPELIGRFDAVVHFKSLTRPVVGKIFDNLVSELKEAVRAQQMTLVITPSAKRCIIDNGFDEQRGARVLRQTIQTMLADPLSDVLLSRQARPGAVLVATTKNREVVINVTAA, encoded by the coding sequence ATGCCGGAAGATTTTTCTGAGTTAGAATCTCGGCTGACTGATACCGCCAAGGCTAGTTTAGAGCGCGCCGGGCTACTGGCGCATAATAGTGGTAGTCCGTATGTCGGCACTGAGCATGTGCTGCTTGGTGTATTGGCGCAGAATTCGTCGCTGGGTGCGAAGATTTTGGCGGAGAGTGGTGTGACGCTGGATCGAGCGGAGTTGGCGCTAGGCTTAACCGCGCAGTCGTTCGTGGTGGTGGTTGTTCACAAAGGCATGAACGCTGAAGTCTTGGAGACAATACGGGCTGCCTGGCAGCTAGCGACAGAGTTTGGACAGGAGCGCATCGGTACCGAGCACATCGTCTATAGCATGCTATTGCAGCACAAGGCTCGGGCGACGAAGTTGCTCAGTGATATGAATGTGGATCTGGAGGAGCTGCGCGGTACATTGGAGGACGTGTTTGATCGGCAGCAGCTGGAGGCGATACAGGATGAGTCGAAGGAAGGTACGGCGCCGCATACTCGTCGGTCGGCCGATCTCAAGCTGCTTGACCAGTACGGAGTCGACATGACGGAGCGCGCACGGAGCGGACTGCTCGATCCAGTGGTCGGTCGGGAGGCCGAGACGGAGCGGCTGATCACGGTGCTCGGGCGGCGCGGCAAGAATAACCCAGCGCTAATCGGCGAGCCAGGCGTCGGCAAAACCGCAGTGGTCGAGGGCCTGGCGCAGCGCATCGCAGCGGGGACGGTGCCAGAGTTTTTAGTCGGCAAGCGGCTGATTCAGCTTGATCTGACGGCCATGGTCGCCGGTACAAAGTTTCGTGGTCAGTTTGAGGAGCGCTTACAAAAAGTCGTGGCGGTAGCACGTAATCATCAGGAGATCATGTTATTCATTGATGAGCTGCATTTATTGGTCGGGGCTGGCTCGGCCGAGGGGTCGATGGATGCGGCGAACGTCCTAAAGCCAGCGTTGGCGCGTGGTGAAGTGCGGGTGATCGGTGCAACAACATTTGACGAGTACCGCAAGCACATCGAAAAAGATGCGGCCCTCAGTCGGCGGTTTCAGGCGGTGACGGTGGCGGAGCCGGATGAGCAGGCGGCAGTAGCCATGGTGCGGGCGCTAGCGGGCCGGTTGGCGACACATCATCGACTGCGGATTTCTGATGAGATGATCGAGCTGAGCGTAGCCCTCAGCCAGCGCTACGTAACGGAACGTCATTTACCGGACAAGGCAATTGATGTACTCGATGAGGCGGCGGCGCTGGTTAGTACGCGGCGGCCAGCCAAGCCAACCAAACAGCAACAGCTAGCACGGCGGATTAAACAACTAGCGGGCAAACTCGATGCGGCGGTCGAGGCTGAGCAATATCAACGTGCGGCCGAGCTCAAGGTGCGCATCAAACAATTGGAGCAGCAGGCTAAGCAGCTACCGGCTGACGACCCAGCATTGCCGGAGCTAACCGAGGATGATGTACGGCGAGCGGTGGCGGCGATGGCTGGTGTGCCGGCAGAAAAAGTGACGGTGAACGAGCGCAAAGATCTGGTGGCACTGGAGCAGCGGCTGGGCCGGTCGGTGCTCGGTCAAGAGAGGGCCGTGGCGACCTTGGCGCGAACCATTCGCCGGGCGCGAGCTGGGCTGAGTCGGCGGTCGGGGCCGCTTGGGTCGTTTATTTTTCTCGGGCCGACTGGCGTGGGCAAGACGGAGTTAGCTCGCGTGTTGGCACGGGAAGTGTTTGGAGGCGACAATAGTTTGATCAAGATTGACATGAGTGAGTTCTCGGAGCGGCATACGGCCAGTCAGTTGATTGGCGCGCCGGCTGGCTATGTTGGCTATGATGAGGGCGGCAAATTGACCGACAAGGTTCGCCGGCAGCCGTACAGTGTGGTGCTGTTTGATGAGATCGAAAAGGCGCATCCGGATGTACTGAACTTGCTGCTGCAAATTTTGGAAGACGGCAAGCTAAGCGATTCGCATGGGCGGACGGTCAGTTTTCGCCAGACAATCGTGATTTTAACAAGCAATGTCGGCGCCGAGGCGATGGTGCGCGACGGTGAGCTGGGCTTTAGCCCGCACGGCGATGATGGTTCGCGGGCGGACGATGTGAATGAGCGCAATGCTCGGGCGGCGCGGCGCGAGCTGGAGGAGCTACTGCGGCCGGAGTTAATCGGGCGATTTGATGCAGTGGTGCATTTCAAGAGCTTGACTCGGCCGGTGGTGGGCAAGATTTTCGATAATCTCGTCAGCGAGCTTAAAGAAGCAGTACGAGCGCAGCAGATGACGCTGGTCATCACGCCGAGCGCTAAGCGTTGTATCATAGACAACGGATTTGATGAGCAGCGCGGCGCGCGGGTGCTTCGGCAGACGATTCAGACGATGTTGGCTGATCCGCTCAGTGATGTCTTATTGTCTCGTCAGGCCCGTCCCGGTGCGGTGTTGGTGGCAACCACGAAAAATCGTGAGGTAGTGATCAATGTTACGGCTGCGTAA
- a CDS encoding FAD-dependent oxidoreductase, producing MSKEVIIVGAGPSALTAAIYLSREDVPTTLYERGVVGGMAAITDQIDNYPGFAEGVTGMKLASELQQQAERFGANIEYGDVTALKQVDGELELTIDGQSVRAKAVLLATGSNHRKLGVPGEDELYGRGVHYCATCDGAFYRDKRLIVVGGGNSAVQEAIFLTRYASHVDLLVRSKLRASDVLQKELQKYVDEGKIAVHIGATTDEIIVKDDKFYGVKSTQNGEQKEFMADGLFVFIGLIPNTQFLVDSGIELDLGGHIVTDEHLHTNIPGVFASGDVRSGATMQIASAVGEGAVAALQIREYLQEKAREE from the coding sequence ATGTCTAAAGAAGTTATCATCGTTGGTGCTGGTCCAAGCGCACTCACTGCAGCAATTTACCTATCGCGCGAAGATGTGCCGACAACACTATACGAGCGCGGCGTGGTCGGCGGTATGGCGGCCATCACTGATCAAATCGATAATTACCCAGGGTTTGCCGAGGGCGTGACCGGTATGAAATTGGCGTCCGAGCTGCAGCAGCAGGCTGAGCGATTTGGCGCGAATATTGAGTACGGTGATGTGACGGCCCTGAAGCAGGTTGACGGCGAACTGGAATTGACGATTGATGGTCAGTCGGTACGCGCCAAAGCAGTGCTGCTGGCGACCGGTTCAAATCACCGCAAGCTGGGCGTGCCGGGCGAAGATGAATTGTATGGCCGCGGTGTGCATTACTGTGCAACGTGCGACGGTGCATTTTACCGCGACAAGCGCTTGATCGTCGTTGGCGGCGGCAACTCGGCGGTGCAGGAAGCGATATTTTTGACTCGCTACGCCAGCCACGTTGACCTATTGGTGCGCAGCAAATTGCGCGCCAGCGATGTCCTGCAAAAAGAGCTGCAAAAGTATGTCGATGAGGGTAAGATTGCCGTCCATATCGGTGCGACGACTGATGAAATTATCGTCAAAGACGACAAATTCTACGGTGTCAAATCGACCCAAAACGGCGAGCAGAAAGAATTTATGGCAGACGGCTTATTTGTTTTCATCGGCTTGATTCCAAACACGCAGTTTTTGGTAGACTCAGGTATTGAGCTGGACTTGGGCGGACACATCGTCACCGACGAGCATTTGCACACCAATATCCCTGGCGTCTTTGCCTCGGGCGACGTCCGTTCGGGTGCAACCATGCAAATTGCTTCAGCGGTCGGTGAGGGCGCAGTGGCGGCACTGCAAATTCGTGAATATTTACAAGAAAAAGCCAGAGAGGAGTAG
- a CDS encoding ATP-binding cassette domain-containing protein, translated as MKPLIHMLRYARGMGRYYIGVSISSVVVALTGIAVPFVISRATSLMVEVVEGGNVGIEQAIFLALVLLALDVTNTMVRNLGGYWGDVMATRLKQQLSTRYYHHLLGLPQSYFDGELTGTIINRLNRAITETTNFLNMFANNFFQMLLTTGITIGIVLVYSLELAAMVVIMYPLFMWLTALTSKKWQTFQNRKNHETDMASGRFAEVIAQIKVVKSYVRESLEYRHFAKRYRKTIAITRKQSRYWHSMDIVRGVVLSVIFFMIFAYIFVQTTERRFSIGDMVLLITLINNLRMPLFNMSFIVDNFQKALAGSRDFVGVMTLRPAIEDVPHAPELVVSRGAVEFRNVSFRYASAMQKPVLTDISFTLRPGEHVALVSESGGGKTTLTNLLMRLYQPDSGEIMIDDVAIDVVQQKSLRRHIATVFQEPALFSGTIRENIAYGADEPTDEQVIAAAKAANAHDFISELDKGYDTQIGERGLKLSGGQKQRIAIARAVLKDAPILILDEATSNLDSKSEHLVQQALERLMKGRTTLIIAHRLSTIATVDRIVTLKHGRVDEIGTPKQLAKSGGIYANLLKLQRTAGVGIDDELARYDIAAERKH; from the coding sequence ATGAAGCCGCTGATTCACATGCTCCGATATGCACGCGGCATGGGCAGATACTACATCGGGGTTAGTATTAGCTCAGTTGTTGTGGCGCTGACCGGCATTGCGGTGCCGTTCGTGATTTCGCGGGCGACCAGCTTAATGGTCGAAGTGGTTGAGGGCGGCAATGTAGGAATTGAGCAGGCGATTTTCTTGGCGCTGGTGCTGCTGGCGCTTGACGTGACGAATACGATGGTGCGAAACCTTGGCGGTTACTGGGGCGACGTGATGGCAACGCGGCTCAAGCAGCAGCTATCGACGCGGTACTATCATCACTTGCTTGGCTTGCCGCAAAGTTATTTTGATGGCGAGCTGACTGGGACGATTATCAATCGCCTCAACCGCGCGATTACCGAAACGACGAATTTCCTGAACATGTTTGCCAATAACTTTTTCCAAATGCTGCTCACGACGGGCATCACCATCGGTATCGTTCTGGTGTACAGCCTGGAGCTGGCGGCAATGGTGGTCATCATGTATCCGCTATTTATGTGGCTGACGGCGCTAACCAGCAAGAAATGGCAGACCTTTCAGAACCGTAAAAATCACGAAACGGATATGGCCAGCGGCCGGTTTGCCGAAGTCATTGCTCAGATCAAAGTCGTCAAAAGCTATGTCCGCGAGTCGCTCGAATATCGTCATTTTGCCAAGCGTTACCGCAAAACAATTGCCATCACGCGCAAGCAATCGCGCTATTGGCACAGCATGGACATTGTGCGCGGCGTGGTGCTGTCGGTCATCTTCTTTATGATTTTTGCCTACATTTTTGTGCAGACGACCGAACGGCGCTTTTCGATCGGCGATATGGTGCTGCTGATCACGCTGATTAATAATTTGCGGATGCCGCTGTTTAACATGAGTTTCATCGTTGATAATTTCCAAAAAGCTCTGGCCGGGAGTCGGGATTTTGTTGGTGTAATGACGCTGCGTCCAGCGATTGAAGATGTGCCTCACGCGCCGGAATTAGTCGTGAGCCGCGGGGCGGTCGAATTTCGCAATGTCTCGTTTCGCTACGCCTCTGCCATGCAAAAACCAGTGTTGACCGACATCTCGTTTACGCTTCGTCCCGGTGAGCATGTCGCTCTCGTCAGCGAGTCGGGCGGCGGCAAGACCACTTTAACGAACTTGCTGATGCGCCTGTATCAGCCAGACAGTGGTGAGATTATGATTGATGATGTGGCAATTGATGTGGTGCAGCAAAAGAGCTTGCGTCGCCACATTGCCACGGTGTTTCAGGAGCCAGCGCTCTTTTCCGGCACAATTCGTGAAAATATCGCCTATGGCGCCGACGAGCCGACGGATGAGCAAGTGATTGCCGCCGCCAAGGCCGCCAACGCGCACGACTTCATCAGTGAGCTTGACAAAGGGTACGACACGCAAATTGGCGAGCGTGGCCTCAAGCTGTCCGGCGGTCAAAAGCAGCGCATTGCCATCGCGCGGGCGGTACTCAAGGATGCGCCAATTCTCATTCTCGACGAGGCAACAAGCAATCTCGACAGCAAGAGCGAGCATCTAGTGCAGCAGGCGCTGGAGCGGCTGATGAAGGGGCGAACGACGCTGATTATCGCTCACCGGCTGAGTACCATCGCTACGGTGGATCGGATCGTGACGCTAAAACATGGCCGGGTCGACGAGATTGGTACGCCGAAACAGTTGGCAAAATCGGGCGGTATTTATGCTAATTTGCTCAAGCTACAGCGGACAGCTGGCGTGGGGATTGATGATGAGCTGGCACGTTATGACATTGCGGCCGAGAGGAAACATTGA
- the gap gene encoding type I glyceraldehyde-3-phosphate dehydrogenase: MAITKIAINGFGRIGRSAFKIARERSDLEIVAINDLTDTKTLAYLLKHDSNYGEYGRQVDVTEDELIVDGKPVKVLAEKDPTNLPWGEMNVDVVIESTGLFTDKDGAGKHLTAGAKRVVISGPTKSDGVDTIVLGTNDSKIKDATPIVSNASCTTNSLGAVMAILDAEFGVEKSMLTTVHSYTASQRLQDAPAKDLREGRNAAENIVPTTTGAAIAVTKTLPQLTGKFDGLSVRVPTPVVSLSDVTALLRRDVTVEQVNEVFKKAAADSFYQGILGVSEEPLVSRDFIGNSHSGIVDLPLTKVVGGNMVKIMVWYDNEWGYSNRLVELVADVGHYLQQSAMS, encoded by the coding sequence ATGGCGATAACGAAAATAGCGATTAATGGTTTCGGGCGGATCGGGCGCAGTGCCTTTAAGATTGCCCGGGAGCGCAGCGATTTGGAAATTGTGGCGATTAATGATTTGACGGATACTAAGACGCTAGCGTACCTACTCAAGCATGACAGTAATTATGGTGAGTACGGTCGGCAGGTTGATGTTACAGAGGATGAACTCATCGTCGACGGAAAACCTGTCAAAGTGCTGGCGGAAAAAGATCCAACGAACTTGCCATGGGGCGAGATGAATGTTGACGTGGTGATAGAATCGACGGGACTCTTTACCGATAAAGATGGTGCGGGTAAGCACTTGACTGCTGGCGCTAAACGTGTGGTTATCAGCGGGCCGACCAAGTCCGACGGCGTCGATACAATTGTCCTGGGCACCAATGACAGCAAGATCAAGGACGCTACGCCGATAGTTTCTAATGCCAGCTGTACGACCAATAGCTTGGGCGCGGTGATGGCGATTTTGGATGCGGAGTTTGGCGTCGAGAAATCGATGCTGACAACGGTGCATAGCTACACTGCCAGCCAGCGCCTGCAGGACGCGCCGGCTAAGGATCTGCGTGAGGGTCGCAATGCAGCCGAGAATATCGTGCCGACAACCACCGGTGCGGCCATCGCCGTGACGAAAACCCTGCCGCAGCTAACCGGCAAGTTCGACGGCCTGAGTGTCCGCGTACCGACGCCGGTGGTGTCGCTCAGTGACGTGACGGCACTGCTACGGCGCGACGTGACGGTCGAGCAGGTAAATGAGGTGTTCAAGAAAGCTGCCGCCGATAGTTTCTATCAAGGGATCTTGGGCGTCAGTGAGGAGCCGCTGGTCAGCCGCGACTTTATCGGTAATTCACATTCTGGCATCGTTGACCTGCCGCTGACCAAGGTCGTTGGTGGTAATATGGTGAAAATCATGGTCTGGTACGATAACGAGTGGGGGTACTCCAACCGTCTGGTCGAGCTGGTGGCGGACGTCGGCCACTATCTCCAGCAGTCAGCGATGTCATAA
- a CDS encoding inorganic pyrophosphatase: MADFNQVLTPGNYQDGEITVVVEIPAGSNHKIEWDRKVGVMRLDRVDPAIFAKPTNYGFIPQTLDEDGDELDVLLVTDTPLTTGLVVEARILGVMKFVDDDEVDDKIIAVPSDDRHTGNAIQSLEDLPAQLIKQIEFHFNHYKDLKKPGSTIVKEFAGVDAAKQVVAAAIERWNEQA, translated from the coding sequence ATGGCAGATTTTAACCAAGTATTAACACCGGGAAACTATCAGGACGGCGAAATCACCGTTGTCGTGGAGATTCCGGCTGGGTCAAATCATAAAATTGAATGGGATCGAAAAGTTGGCGTCATGCGGCTAGATCGGGTTGATCCGGCGATTTTTGCCAAGCCGACTAATTATGGTTTTATTCCACAAACGCTGGACGAGGATGGCGACGAGCTGGATGTGCTATTGGTCACGGACACGCCGCTGACGACTGGGCTGGTAGTCGAGGCGCGAATCCTCGGCGTGATGAAGTTTGTTGATGACGATGAGGTTGATGATAAAATTATCGCCGTGCCAAGCGACGATCGTCATACTGGAAACGCCATTCAGTCACTGGAAGATTTGCCAGCGCAGCTGATTAAGCAAATTGAATTCCATTTTAATCACTACAAGGATCTGAAAAAGCCAGGCTCGACCATTGTCAAAGAATTTGCTGGCGTTGATGCTGCCAAGCAGGTTGTAGCGGCGGCGATTGAGCGCTGGAACGAGCAGGCGTAA
- the nusA gene encoding transcription termination/antitermination protein NusA: MEDLNIKQLTLAVRTIAEEKNLPEETVLEVIEQAIAAAWRRDNGTREQLVRASLNINSGTAVVSVVKTVVEEVENDVNQMSLDEAKTVDPAAELGSEVTVETHNVTTFGRVAAQTAKQVILQRLREAEREVVLAEFEDKIGTVVTGTIQRVEPRVVRIELGKAVGIMPQSEQIPGEYYGVGRRVKVYIKDIEREGRGPQLILSRGNEEFVRFLFSQEVPEMETGAVEIKAIAREAGRRTKLAVASALPGVDPVGTFVGGHGTRVQAVMNEIGEQEKIDIIPFEEDAAGFIANAMSPAEVLSVTVNEDEKRATVYVSEDQQSVAIGRAGQNVRLASRLTGYELDIEAKAAVKPEAKPRKNIEDSLMSVVEEVAE, encoded by the coding sequence ATGGAAGATTTGAATATTAAGCAGTTGACGTTGGCGGTGCGGACGATTGCCGAGGAAAAGAACCTGCCAGAAGAAACGGTTTTGGAGGTGATCGAGCAGGCTATCGCCGCAGCGTGGCGGCGTGATAACGGTACGCGCGAGCAATTGGTGCGCGCCAGCCTGAACATCAACAGCGGCACGGCTGTGGTGTCGGTCGTCAAAACCGTGGTTGAAGAAGTCGAAAATGACGTCAATCAAATGAGCCTCGACGAGGCCAAGACGGTTGACCCGGCGGCTGAGCTGGGAAGCGAAGTGACGGTCGAGACGCATAACGTGACGACGTTTGGCCGGGTGGCAGCCCAGACCGCCAAGCAAGTGATTTTGCAGCGGCTGCGCGAGGCAGAGCGCGAAGTGGTGCTGGCAGAATTTGAAGATAAAATTGGTACAGTGGTGACTGGTACGATTCAGCGGGTTGAGCCACGCGTGGTGCGAATTGAGCTGGGTAAGGCCGTCGGTATCATGCCGCAGTCCGAGCAAATCCCTGGCGAGTACTACGGTGTTGGCCGCCGCGTCAAAGTGTACATCAAGGACATTGAGCGTGAAGGTCGCGGTCCGCAGCTGATTTTGAGCCGCGGCAATGAAGAATTTGTGCGGTTCTTGTTTAGCCAGGAAGTGCCAGAGATGGAAACGGGCGCCGTGGAGATCAAGGCGATTGCCCGCGAGGCTGGTCGCCGCACCAAATTGGCGGTAGCGTCTGCTTTGCCGGGTGTTGACCCAGTCGGTACGTTCGTCGGCGGTCACGGTACGCGTGTTCAGGCAGTGATGAACGAAATCGGCGAGCAGGAAAAAATTGATATCATTCCGTTTGAGGAAGACGCGGCTGGCTTCATCGCGAATGCCATGAGCCCAGCAGAAGTACTGAGCGTGACGGTTAATGAAGATGAAAAGCGAGCAACGGTCTACGTTAGCGAGGATCAGCAATCAGTGGCCATCGGCCGGGCTGGGCAGAATGTTCGCTTGGCAAGTCGGCTGACTGGCTACGAACTGGATATTGAGGCAAAGGCGGCTGTTAAACCTGAAGCAAAACCTCGTAAAAATATTGAGGACAGTTTGATGAGCGTGGTTGAGGAGGTGGCGGAATAG
- a CDS encoding RelA/SpoT family protein: protein MTREELLHLAAPQYDEVPVLVLDSAIDYATKKHAGQKRKSGEPYITHPLAVAGILVEWGMDIDTVIAGVLHDTVEDTDATLDELESLFGRDIAFLVDGVTKVSQARAGMRSLDSYLPHTKDNLAKLMIAVGEDIRVIIIKLADRLHNMRTLQYMPRDKQKKIARETIEVFAPLADRLNMGRVRVQLEELSFRFLMPKDFQRTKSLMDSRLKKSQRKLAKVRRDVTARLQSEGLRFDMDGRVKSVYSLFKKLDRVGDIDKIYDLIALRIIVDDLATGYLVLGVLHEMYQPFYERIKDYVANPKPNGYQSLHTTVQTPTGQIVEFQIRTQDMHEYAERGLAASFHYNEQKMSDAYRQGRIAALPTDLAWIRDLQETAARAREGKAFNSEKFRMKLFEDRIFVYSPKGDIYDLPRGAFPLDYAYRIHSDIAAHASGFKVNGVMKPFTYELQHGDVVEVLTSKSAKPKPAWRNMVITPHAKTKLRMQLSKSGGVLAHLTGLTDGVSSLFRR from the coding sequence ATGACGCGGGAGGAATTACTACATCTAGCGGCGCCGCAGTACGATGAAGTACCGGTACTAGTGTTAGATAGCGCTATTGACTACGCCACCAAAAAGCATGCCGGGCAAAAGCGCAAGAGCGGCGAACCCTACATCACGCACCCGCTGGCGGTGGCTGGGATTTTGGTGGAATGGGGTATGGATATTGACACGGTGATCGCTGGCGTGCTGCATGATACGGTCGAGGATACCGATGCAACGCTGGATGAACTAGAAAGTTTGTTCGGCCGCGACATTGCCTTTTTGGTTGATGGTGTGACCAAGGTGTCGCAGGCACGCGCTGGTATGCGCAGCCTCGATAGCTATCTGCCGCACACCAAGGACAACCTCGCCAAGCTGATGATCGCGGTCGGCGAGGACATCCGAGTGATTATTATCAAGCTGGCGGATCGGCTACATAATATGCGCACGCTTCAATATATGCCGCGTGACAAGCAGAAGAAAATCGCCCGCGAGACAATTGAGGTGTTTGCGCCGTTGGCGGATCGGCTGAATATGGGGCGTGTCCGCGTACAATTAGAAGAGCTTAGTTTCCGATTCTTGATGCCCAAGGATTTTCAGCGCACCAAGAGTCTGATGGACAGCCGCCTGAAAAAAAGCCAGCGCAAACTCGCCAAAGTCCGCCGCGACGTTACGGCGCGCCTGCAGAGCGAGGGCCTACGGTTCGATATGGATGGCCGGGTCAAAAGCGTGTATAGCCTGTTCAAGAAGCTCGACCGCGTTGGCGATATTGATAAGATTTACGATCTGATTGCTCTGCGCATCATTGTTGATGATTTAGCGACCGGCTATCTGGTACTGGGCGTACTGCACGAGATGTACCAGCCGTTTTACGAGCGCATCAAAGATTACGTTGCCAACCCTAAACCGAACGGCTACCAAAGCTTGCACACGACAGTGCAAACGCCGACCGGACAAATTGTCGAATTCCAAATTCGTACCCAAGACATGCATGAATACGCCGAGCGTGGTTTGGCAGCCAGCTTTCATTATAACGAACAAAAGATGTCCGATGCCTACCGCCAGGGGCGAATCGCCGCGCTGCCGACGGATTTGGCATGGATTCGTGACCTGCAGGAAACGGCGGCCCGGGCCCGCGAGGGCAAGGCCTTTAATTCAGAAAAATTCCGCATGAAGTTGTTTGAAGATCGCATCTTCGTCTATTCGCCCAAAGGTGATATTTATGACTTGCCGCGCGGCGCCTTCCCGCTGGATTACGCCTATCGCATTCACTCCGACATCGCAGCGCACGCCAGCGGCTTTAAGGTCAATGGCGTTATGAAGCCGTTCACCTATGAATTGCAGCACGGCGACGTCGTCGAAGTCTTGACCAGCAAATCTGCCAAGCCCAAACCAGCCTGGCGCAATATGGTCATCACGCCGCACGCCAAAACCAAACTGCGCATGCAGCTGTCAAAAAGCGGCGGCGTGCTTGCACACCTGACCGGCTTAACCGACGGCGTTTCGTCGTTGTTTCGACGGTAA